One window of the Alligator mississippiensis isolate rAllMis1 chromosome 5, rAllMis1, whole genome shotgun sequence genome contains the following:
- the LOC132250692 gene encoding syncytin-A-like — MALISLYITLGYLSITQGGWEKNLYLQISHAVAQAGNKSDCWICSHSPAHLHQGIPMIGVPISLQQWGTINGGFIRHYSLAAHRSAPKEWRAAPANWIISPRVEVPFCYRSNNTGAYNKATPVGHYPHCLATLDYSPSSTSGILLGNVPSLNCTGFMVYNFSKEPHVALIANRSEFYIHSNFTSCNISRSSRITAERGPSYTMHINRKCRIGHNNCRDLSTLSAPGLYWLCGNRAHKILPWNWVGACTLGCVIPGFEMHSAIYLEQVKNFNHHMKRAVNPLATRNTGFHRFVRTFIPWLGVRELELAIINISATMEAMGNATADAIQALQKEISQISQVTIQHRIALDYLLVSQGGVCALVNSTCCVYVNQDMRIETDIRKIRNQLRVLHQVASENTDWGLEEMWSWLTSWLPDFGALGKKILYGILFVLIVLIMFYVLMQLILCCVKASRGSFSKARKPTAESRIMVLQKCEQIERKHERLHDEIEGLMRMEI; from the coding sequence atggcactgatatccttatatatcacacttgggtatctcagtatcacccaaggggggtgggagaaaaatttgtatttgcagatctcccatgcggtggctcaagctggaaataaaagtgactgctggatatgctctcacagcccagcacacctacaccaaggaatcccaatgatcggagtaccaatatccctccagcaatggggaacaataaacggcggcttcattagacactactcgttagctgcccatcggtccgctcctaaagaatggagggccgcccctgctaactggataatctccccaagagtagaggtgcctttctgttacagatccaacaacaccggagcttataataaagccacacctgtaggacactaccctcattgcctagctactctagattatagccctagtagcaccagtggaatcctgttgggtaacgtaccctctctcaattgtacaggattcatggtctacaacttttctaaggaacctcatgttgctctcattgcaaacagatcagaattttacattcactccaattttacttcttgtaatatatctcggtccagcagaataacagctgaacgtggaccgtcctatacgatgcatatcaatcgaaagtgccggatagggcacaacaactgccgagatttgagtaccctttctgccccaggcctttactggctctgcggaaacagggctcataaaatcttgccctggaattgggtgggggcatgcactcttggatgtgttatccctggtttcgaaatgcatagtgcaatatatctggaacaagtaaaaaatttcaaccatcacatgaaaagggcggttaaccccttagctaccagaaacacagggttccatcgatttgtgagaaccttcataccgtggcttggagtaagagaattggaactagccataattaacatttcagccacaatggaagctatgggaaatgccactgcggatgcaattcaggctctgcaaaaagagatctcccagatctcacaagtaactatacaacaccgcatagccctagattacctattggtatcccagggaggagtatgtgccttagtaaactccacctgttgtgtctatgtcaatcaggacatgcgaatcgaaactgacattcgcaaaatccgaaatcagttaagggtcctacatcaagtggcctcagaaaatactgactggggtctagaagaaatgtggtcttggctaacctcctggctcccagatttcggggcccttggcaagaaaatcctgtatggaatattgtttgtcttgatagttctgataatgttctatgtcttaatgcaactgatcctctgctgcgtgaaagccagcaggggaagctttagcaaggcaagaaaacccacagcagagtctagaataatggtgttacaaaagtgtgagcagattgaaagaaaacatgaaaggctgcatgatgaaatagaggggctcatgagaatggaaatttaa